One genomic segment of Kordiimonas sp. SCSIO 12603 includes these proteins:
- a CDS encoding HNH endonuclease → MDDELLNTLLQKTGKARFVDWLEFCDEELTISQTIAKIRSIKEYGYTSKSYETRVHNIRTIKKADRANDALLIALNSKKLEPKIKEKAFELIEKDIAQKEPYLPQSTTALISQIDETDKLTNVKARIGQDKFRQALVKKWRGCSVTGYKDCSLLIASHIKPWRLSNSTERLDPENGLLLLPNLDKLFDRRLISFNHKGNIMVSPQLVSPSTFNVSNNMKIYMTAKCAEYMDFHRTELFKA, encoded by the coding sequence ATGGATGATGAATTATTAAATACTCTGCTACAAAAGACAGGAAAAGCTCGTTTTGTTGATTGGTTAGAATTCTGCGATGAAGAATTAACCATTAGTCAGACAATCGCAAAAATTCGATCTATTAAAGAGTATGGATACACCTCTAAAAGTTACGAGACTCGGGTTCATAATATCCGAACAATTAAAAAAGCTGATCGCGCAAATGACGCTTTACTCATAGCACTCAACTCCAAGAAACTAGAGCCAAAAATCAAAGAAAAAGCATTCGAGTTAATCGAAAAAGATATTGCTCAAAAAGAACCTTACCTTCCACAATCTACTACAGCTCTTATCTCTCAAATTGACGAAACGGATAAACTCACAAATGTAAAAGCTCGAATTGGACAAGATAAATTTCGACAAGCATTGGTTAAGAAATGGCGAGGATGTTCAGTTACAGGATACAAAGACTGCTCTTTACTTATAGCGTCTCATATTAAGCCATGGCGCCTTTCTAACTCCACAGAACGCCTTGATCCAGAAAACGGCTTATTATTACTACCAAACTTAGACAAGCTATTTGACAGACGCCTTATCAGCTTTAACCATAAAGGTAACATTATGGTTTCACCTCAATTAGTATCCCCGTCCACATTCAATGTATCCAACAACATGAAAATATATATGACCGCAAAATGCGCAGAGTATATGGATTTCCACCGCACAGAGCTTTTTAAGGCATAA